A stretch of DNA from Candidatus Poribacteria bacterium:
ACTAACCGCCGCCGCACCAGACGATGTCGATACGTTTGCGGCGCTCGCCGAACTGACGGAGGAAGCCGACCCGACCGCCGCGATCCGTGCCTATCGACGAGTCACGGAACTGGCTCCCGACCGGGCTGGGGCGCACTTCAGCCTCGCGCGGCTGCTGCTGTCGTCGGGCGATGAGCAGGGAGCGCTGGTTCCGCTGGAGCACGGACTCGACCTGGAGCCGCGTCGCGCCCGCGAGCAGTTCATGCTGGGCGAGCTCCTCGCCAAGCGACGTGAGTTGGCACTGGCGGTCCCGCACCTCGCCATCGCGTGCGAGATCGAAGCCGATAACGCCGAATGGCAGGCGCTCCTCGCCCGAACGGCTGAAGGAGCCGCGTCAGGCGATGTCGGCGACGCGAGCCGCGAGCGACTTTTGGAGATCGCTGATTCCGCGTACAGCGCTGCCATCCGCATTCAGCCGACCGCGTCAGCGTTGTTCCGGCGCGCAGTCTTGCGCCGGGAGCATCGACAGATCGGCGAGCGTCTCTACCTCTCCAGCGAGATCGCCGAGGACTTCAAGCAGGCGGCGTCCATGGACTCGAACAACCCGGATGCCACATACCTGTTGGCTTTGACGTATCTGGACATGGAATCGAGCGACCTTGCCGCGACCACGCTCCGAGACCTCCTGAAGGCTCGCCCGAAGTATCCCAACGCGAACGCCGAACTGGGGAAGCTGGCGGAGGCGTCGAACCGGTTCGACGAAGCGATCCGCTACTACGCGCGCGAGATCGTGATCAACCCCAAGTCGTTCGCGGCGCACTACCGTCTTGGGTTTCTGAAGGCGAACTCGCAAGGCGACATGACCTCGGCGATAGACCACCTGTCGAGAGCCGTCTCGCTCGATCCGAGCCATGTCAACGCGCACATCGAATACGGCATGGTGCTCTACCGCGTGGACCGCGTCGCGGGCGCGGCTGAGCAGTTCGAGATGGCGATCCGGCTGGCTCCGGACAACCTCACCGCCAACTACAACCTCGCCCTCATGTATCAGCTCCTGGGGAAGGATCGACTCGCCATCGAGCGATGGCGTCACCTGCTGAGTCTCGATCTGCCGGGCGAGTGGGTCGGCGAGGCTCGCACGATGCTGGAGAAGCTAGAACGCTCGTCCAGCCGACCGGGATCGCGTCGTTAGCCGCATCGACGACCGCGCCCGCGACACGCCATCAGGTTCCTACGTGCCTCCATAGCTCGGAGATCGCCCGTTCCACCCACGCCGTGGGGATGGTCTCGACCAGGCTCATGCCTGGGCGCAGGGGAATGGAGTCAGGCTGGGACGAGTCCGCCCTCACGAGCCGGGCGGTCGGGGATTGAGGCATCCATCGCACATGGTCGGTGTGCCCAAAGATCGCTACCAGAGGCGTGCCCACGGCGGCGGCGATGTGCATCGGACCCGAGTCGTTGGCGACCATCATTCGGCAGCGCGACGCGACTGCCGCCATCTCGCGGAGCGACAGTCCGGCGAGAACCGTGGACGACAATGACAGACGCGACGCCAGTTCGCGGCTGCGTTTTTCGTCGCCCGGACCGGAGAACACCAAGACGTGAGGCGCGATTGCCCACGAGCCGGTCGCCGCGTTCAGGGCGTCCGCGTACCGTGACTCCGGGAACCGTTTGTCATCCGAGCTGGCTCCGGGATGGACGCCGATGAACGGAGCGTCCGAACCGCGCAGGGCTCCCAGAGACTCATCGGCTGCAGCCCGTTCGCCTGACGAGAGCGGCATCTGCGGTTCCGCCGCCCGCGCAGACACGCCGACCAGTGCGAGCAGTCGCAAGTTGCGCTCGACTTCCCGGATCGATCCTGGTCGGTTCCCAAGGCGCTCGGAGTGCGTGAACGCCGGATGGAAGGGCTTGTCCGCATAGCCGACACGCATCGGCGCACCGGATGCCGCTGCGATGGCGTGGGTGTCCGTCGCCGTGCGGAGCGCGAAGACGCAGGTGAACCGCATGCGACGCACTCGCGACATCCATCGCAGCCGCGCGAGCAGGGACCGGTCGCCTCCGCGCGCATCATAGATCAGCACTTCGTCCACGTCGGGGTTGTGTTCCAGGATGGGCGCGTTCAACGGACTCGCCAGGACGGCGATGTGCGCTGAGCGGTGGGCTGCGCGGACGGCGGTGAACGCGGGCAGGGCACAGACCATGTCGCCGATGCCGTCGGGTCGGATGAACAGCACACGATCCACGGCGCACCTCAGACTGGCTGACTCGTGCCGAGAATGCGCCCGACGGCTTCCGCGACCGCCTGCGGGCTGTGGGCGTCCATGCACCCGTAACGGTTGCGTGTCAGCGGGCAATCGCGCTCGTAGCACGGAGCGCACGGGAGCCGAGCGTAGAAGACCTCGTGGCATTCGCCGTCAGGACCATGGCGACTCGGGCTAGTGGACCCGAACAACGCGACGACCGGCGTACCGACAGCCGCCGCGATGTGCATGGGACCCGAATCCGCCGTCACGCAGCAGTCGGATGCCTCGAGGAGGGCTCCCAAGACGAAAATGTCCCCGGCTTCGACGGCGTCGATGAACGGCACGTCTGCCATCGACTGGGCGAACGCATCGCGGGCGGCTCGCTCCGACTGCCCTCCGGTCACGACGACATCGTTGCCTTGTCGGGCGACGTGCCGCGCAACGTCTGCGAAGCGCTCGACGGGCCACGCCTTCGACCGCCACGTTGTGCCGAGGTTCATCGCGATGAGCGGCTTATGAGGACTGCCGCGACGGGCGTTCAGGAACGCAGCAGCCTCGAGTCGGTGCTCCGCCGTGTGCCAGAAGAACGTCTGGCGCTCTTCGTCGAGAACCGGGGGCACGCCAGCCAATCCGACGATGCGCAGATATCGATCGCGCTCGTGACAGCCCGCATCGGGCACAGTCGCCGTGAGAATCGGCTTCCAGCCGACGCGGGCGCCGCCAACGCGAACCGGGATACCGCTCGCCCACGCCAGCGCCGCCGACCGGACGCTCGTCGGATGAGCCACGACCGCGATGTCCCACCTGCCGGCTGACAACTGCTCGCGCCAGCGCCACGTGCTGCGCCAACCCGACTCCGCGCCATCCTTGTCCCACGCGAGCACCTCATCGAGGTATGGGTGGGACGCCATCATGTCGGCAACGTGAGATCGCACGTGAAGGCATACGTGGCTGCCCGGGAAGCGCTTTTTCAAGGCGCGCAACGCGGGACCCATCAGCACCATGTCGCCGATCCAGCCGCCCGTCTGCGTGACGTAGATGCGCGGGCTGCGTCCCGGCGTCACAAGACGGCGGCTGACGGAACCGATGCCCGAACCGCCTGCCCAAAGCGCCGCATGCCCTCGTCGATCTCGTCGAGTGTCGGATACCCGAACGAGAACCGGACATATGGTATGTCCTGCTCCTGGACGTGGAACGTGCGTCCGCGAGTGCAGAGCACGCGCAGGCGCGCCAATTCCGCCATCAGGCGGTCCATGTCGGTCGAATCGGGCACGCGCACCCAAGCGAACAAGCCGCCGAACGGCGGAATGCACGAAGCGAGGTCCGGCACGTACCGGCGGATCCCCGCCACAAGCGCGTCACGTTTCGCGCGAACTGCCGAGTTGGTCGTCGCGATGTGGCCCCACAGATGGTCGCGCAGGTACTCGGCAAGGACGATGCTGGCGAACGCGCTCGTTCCCCCGTCGAACCGCCCGGCGAGAACCGGCACCATGCGCGAAGGCGGCGCGATGAGGTATCCGAGCCGCATGCCGGGTCCCACGACCTTCGAGAACGTGCCGACGTGGACCACGCATCCCTGCGGCGCGATCCCGTACATGCTCGGGATCGGTTCACCCTCGAAGTGGATGTCGGCGTAGCAGTCATCCTCGAAGACGAGCACATCGTATTTCTCGGCGAGCTCGACGAGCTCTCGGCGGCGAGGCTTCGACAGGTTCGCGCCCGTCGGGTTCTGGTTCGTCGGAACCGTGTAGATGAGCGCCGGATGGACGCCGCGAGCCGTCAGGCCCGCCAGCGTCTTGCCGAGCTCGGACGTCACCATGCCGTCGCCGTCGACGGGAACTCCTACGAGGCGCGCGCCGGCATGTCGCAGAGCCCCCAGCGTTCCCATGTAGGTTGTTTCCTCGCAGATCACGGTGTCGCCGGGCTTGACGTACGCGCGGATCACCAGGTCGATGGCTTGCATGGATCCGCTGGCGATGGCGATGTCGTCCGTAGGAACTCGAGTGCCTTCACGCGACGCCAACCGATCTGCCGCCACGCGGCGCAGCTCGATATCGCCGTGGTCCCCAGGGTAGCGGACGAGCGTCTTGCCACCGACGCGGCGCAAGGCTCGCGCTGTGGCACCGATCAGCCCTTCCACCGGAAACGTGTCGGGATCGGGCATGCCGCCGGTGAAGTTGATCTCGCGGAGGGATGACATCGAGTCGTCTCCTTATGCTTTCACGCGGTCCCGTGAATGCCGGGCTCTTTCAGGTCGAGGACGGTTGTGGTATAGTTGCGAGTGACGACCTCGCCTGCGCCGCTCGGGTTCCGCGTGCCGACGAGTGCCAGCGTGCGTTGTTGCGGTCTAGGAGGTCTGCCATGTTGCCCGTTGAAGTCGCGTTCATCTCTTACGATCCGCGCGCGCAGCTCGCTGTCGTGTTTCTCCGCGAGATGGGCCCCCAGGTTCCCAAGGAACCCGAAGGCGACGCCGGCGCGGCTCCCCCGCGACGTTTGCTCCCGATCTGGATCGGCTTGCCCGAAGCGAACGCCATCTATCTCAAGATCGAGGGAAAAGAGCCTCTGCGGCCGTTCACCCACGACCTGATGGCGACGATACTCTCGACCCTTGAGGCACGCGTCCTTTCGGTGACGGTCCACTCGCTCGAAGAGTTCGTGTTCCACGGACGGATCGAGGTCGAGGCTGCAGGCAAAAGGCTGGACATCGACGCCCGGCCGAGCGACGCGATCGCTCTCGCGCTCCGCATGGAGGCGCCCATCTTCGTCGAGCCGTCCGTGATGGATGAATCGGCGATCACCGAAGCCGACATGCAAGAGATGGACAAGTACGCCCTCAAGCATACCTTGGAGTCCCTCGACGAGGAATCCTATGAGGAATTCAAGGTCTGACCGCCCTGCGCTGCCCAGTGGCTCCGTTCCTGTGGAGCCTCGATCCGACTCCACTCCGGGCGTTTGTCGGTCTACCCCTGAAGAACAGATCGGCTGATGAGCCTAGTTGAGCTCCTCATCGACAAGTTCCGCCAACTGCTCATGCCGGCACCGCCGCCCGACCCGCAGGTGCAGCTGAAGGAACTCCTCGCCCGACTGCACGCCGAACTTCGCGACGCGAAGATCCAAGCCGCCGACATGATACGCCAGAAGCGCGACCTCGAGCGAGCGCTCGATGAGCAGACCGTCACCGTCGAGCGACTGGAGGCGTCAGCGTCGTCCGCCCTTCGCAGCGGAAGCGACGCCTCTGCGCGGCGCTACGTGGAGCAGAAGCTGCACGCGATGGAGGTCCACACACAACTGGCAGAGCAGGTAGACGCCTTCCGAGCTCACGTTCAGGGACTGCTCGACGCCATCGAGACCTACAAACTCGAAATCGAGCGCGTCGAGCAGGAGCAGCGAACCTGGGAAGTCCGGCAGCGCACCGCCCAACTGAAGAGCTCGATGACTCGCGAAGTCACATCGACGTCCATCTCGGAAGCCAGGCGTCTCCTGCAGAGCTCGCGCGACGCCGCGCTGCATGAGGAGGCGCGCGCCGAGGTCCGCGACACGGTGCGCCAGCGCGTGTCGTCGACGGCTCCGCGATCCGCGTCGGATCGACTGGTCGATCGCGAGATCGAAAGGCTCCGAGCGGCGATATCTGAGACGCCGCAAGACCCGCGCTGACCTACGACGATGCCGATGCCCACGTCGCTGAGATGAGCTCGCGCGCGGCGACCAACTGCTCGTCCTGGTGGTAGGGCGACACCAGCCCGCTCTCGATTGTCAACCAGCCGTCGTAACCGACCGACTTGAGCGCATCGAATCCCGCCCGGAAATCCGTATGCCCGGCTCCCGGCTGAAGGCGGTTGCTGTCCGCCAGGTGTACGTACCCGACGCGCGCTCCGGCTCTACGGATCGAGTCGGCGATGGCACGCTCCTCGATCTGCATGTGGAAGAAATCGGCGAGTATCTTGATGCGACCCGAACCGACGCGGTCAATCACCTCGACCGCCTGCTCGAGTCGGTTCATGAACCGGGTCTCGTAGCGGTTGAGGGGCTCGAGGATGAGATCGACGCCGTGCTTTTCAAGGTCGGGTGCGAGCTCGCTGAGTTGGGCGACGA
This window harbors:
- a CDS encoding PLP-dependent aminotransferase family protein codes for the protein MSSLREINFTGGMPDPDTFPVEGLIGATARALRRVGGKTLVRYPGDHGDIELRRVAADRLASREGTRVPTDDIAIASGSMQAIDLVIRAYVKPGDTVICEETTYMGTLGALRHAGARLVGVPVDGDGMVTSELGKTLAGLTARGVHPALIYTVPTNQNPTGANLSKPRRRELVELAEKYDVLVFEDDCYADIHFEGEPIPSMYGIAPQGCVVHVGTFSKVVGPGMRLGYLIAPPSRMVPVLAGRFDGGTSAFASIVLAEYLRDHLWGHIATTNSAVRAKRDALVAGIRRYVPDLASCIPPFGGLFAWVRVPDSTDMDRLMAELARLRVLCTRGRTFHVQEQDIPYVRFSFGYPTLDEIDEGMRRFGQAVRASVPSAAVL
- a CDS encoding glycosyltransferase family 9 protein; this encodes MTPGRSPRIYVTQTGGWIGDMVLMGPALRALKKRFPGSHVCLHVRSHVADMMASHPYLDEVLAWDKDGAESGWRSTWRWREQLSAGRWDIAVVAHPTSVRSAALAWASGIPVRVGGARVGWKPILTATVPDAGCHERDRYLRIVGLAGVPPVLDEERQTFFWHTAEHRLEAAAFLNARRGSPHKPLIAMNLGTTWRSKAWPVERFADVARHVARQGNDVVVTGGQSERAARDAFAQSMADVPFIDAVEAGDIFVLGALLEASDCCVTADSGPMHIAAAVGTPVVALFGSTSPSRHGPDGECHEVFYARLPCAPCYERDCPLTRNRYGCMDAHSPQAVAEAVGRILGTSQPV
- a CDS encoding glycosyltransferase family 9 protein gives rise to the protein MPRGLLRSAPVRSVLRARLPADTQPLRVHGRPQPAGGRGSRRAHSRHESASLRCAVDRVLFIRPDGIGDMVCALPAFTAVRAAHRSAHIAVLASPLNAPILEHNPDVDEVLIYDARGGDRSLLARLRWMSRVRRMRFTCVFALRTATDTHAIAAASGAPMRVGYADKPFHPAFTHSERLGNRPGSIREVERNLRLLALVGVSARAAEPQMPLSSGERAAADESLGALRGSDAPFIGVHPGASSDDKRFPESRYADALNAATGSWAIAPHVLVFSGPGDEKRSRELASRLSLSSTVLAGLSLREMAAVASRCRMMVANDSGPMHIAAAVGTPLVAIFGHTDHVRWMPQSPTARLVRADSSQPDSIPLRPGMSLVETIPTAWVERAISELWRHVGT
- a CDS encoding bifunctional nuclease family protein, with amino-acid sequence MTSSRLLMLSRGPVNAGLFQVEDGCGIVASDDLACAARVPRADECQRALLRSRRSAMLPVEVAFISYDPRAQLAVVFLREMGPQVPKEPEGDAGAAPPRRLLPIWIGLPEANAIYLKIEGKEPLRPFTHDLMATILSTLEARVLSVTVHSLEEFVFHGRIEVEAAGKRLDIDARPSDAIALALRMEAPIFVEPSVMDESAITEADMQEMDKYALKHTLESLDEESYEEFKV